The following coding sequences lie in one Nakaseomyces glabratus chromosome K, complete sequence genomic window:
- the BOP2 gene encoding Bop2p (CAGL0K06105g~Ortholog of S. cerevisiae : BOP2 and Saccharomyces cerevisiae S288C : YLR267W): protein MKGFEKSMLETLPLEVLDLILDRLGLDEYGDSLAILDCFSIMDAVPRDTTLYSQIRSRFHLLSYVDDPSTRILNLLSGYQDNEKELNHENLIVAVDLDNWDIETVKIDLEELLHRCSEEHSMALHLLFPLASTDKAYDVAKFYSVIKSVLSEIASSKLFNFESIIFDSISNKLVCDKNMFGILSYEFLETIESAHSDTFDISKVMLPLVTTLQVNYMTLDTFFYNILTKYKGYQRSKSKLVKNFLANFKFYMPNVVNLQFFKTNGCEQIETCNFIDVSSLILKKCKENKINVVQMFKIHSLANWKLPNIRKFTGHRFKFDEIATAGSPERLVVSLRENLKLLHDCAMSDTQDGVSYFRVNLIPEGVKKTKIINWVPTEISSNVFSKVEQYTTPIMCVRCESLEELELKLLRFEKSSTIEIQGLYFPNLKKLVLSNKPRITSRPVISHRNDSFSLESERKPAHGYTANLEVTRRRMLTTSNRYNKAHNTAYSNVTFAENPSQITDMNPIAFTSWNELPSCEFLGFVSEDSTNYIFNIQNLKEVLPNLNLKNSFPTFVDEKQKFIVV from the coding sequence ATGAAAGGGTTTGAGAAGAGCATGTTAGAGACGCTTCCGCTGGAAGTTCTGGATCTTATCCTGGATCGGCTTGGGCTGGACGAGTATGGTGACAGTCTAGCTATTTTGGACTGTTTCAGTATAATGGATGCAGTTCCCAGGGATACGACACTGTACTCACAGATCAGGTCCAGGTTTCACCTGCTGTCGTATGTGGACGACCCCAGCACACGTATACTAAACTTGTTGAGTGGGTACCAAGACAACGAGAAAGAACTGAACCACGAGAATCTGATTGTGGCTGTTGACCTTGACAACTGGGATATTGAAACGGTGAAAATAGATCTTGAGGAGCTGCTGCATCGTTGCTCGGAGGAGCACAGTATGGCATTACATCTCTTATTTCCACTAGCCTCCACAGATAAGGCTTACGATGTCGCAAAATTCTATTCAGTTATCAAATCTGTGCTATCTGAGATTGCTTCGTCGAAACTATTCAACTTCGAGTCAATTATCTTTGACAGCATATCTAACAAACTGGTCTGTGATAAGAACATGTTCGGTATCTTAAGTTATGAGTTTCTAGAGACTATAGAGTCAGCACATTCAGACACATTCGATATTTCGAAAGTTATGCTACCACTAGTCACTACTTTACAAGTTAACTATATGACTTTGGATACTTTTTTCTATAACATCctaacaaaatataaaggtTATCAAAGGAGTAAATCCAAACTGGTGAAAAACTTTCTGGccaatttcaaattctaTATGCCAAATGTGGTAAATCTACAATTCTTTAAGACAAATGGATGTGAACAAATTGAAACATGCAATTTCATAGATGTATCATCtttgatcttgaagaaatgcaaagaaaataagATAAACGTTGTACAAATGTTCAAGATCCATTCATTGGCGAATTGGAAGTTGCCAAATATAAGGAAATTTACAGGTCATAGattcaaatttgatgaaattgcAACTGCTGGTTCGCCAGAAAGACTTGTGGTTTCATTAAGAGAAAATTTAAAGTTATTGCATGATTGTGCGATGAGTGACACACAGGATGGTGTATCTTATTTCAGGGTTAATCTAATCCCAGAAGGAGTTAAAAAAACCAAGATTATTAACTGGGTTCCAACCGAGATCAGTTCAAATGTTTTTTCTAAGGTCGAGCAATACACCACACCAATCATGTGTGTAAGGTGTGAATCACTGGAAGAATTGGAGCTGAAATTACTcagatttgaaaaatcaTCAACGATAGAAATTCAAGGGCTTTATTTTCccaatttgaagaagctaGTGCTTTCAAATAAACCAAGGATTACATCAAGACCTGTTATATCACATCGTAATGATTCATTTAGCCTGGAAAGTGAAAGGAAACCTGCACATGGTTATACTGCAAATCTTGAAGttacaagaagaagaatgtTAACTACTAGCAATAGGTATAACAAAGCACATAATACAGCCTATAGTAATGTGACATTTGCCGAAAATCCTTCCCAGATAACAGATATGAATCCGATTGCATTTACTTCATGGAATGAGCTGCCTAGTTGTGAGTTTTTAGGTTTTGTTTCCGAAGATTCTACCAACTATATCTTTAACATTCAGAATTTAAAGGAAGTTCTAccaaatttaaatttaaagaatAGTTTCCCAACATTTGTGGATGAAAAGCAGAaatttattgttgtttAG
- the ECM11 gene encoding Ecm11p (CAGL0K06127g~Ortholog(s) have role in reciprocal meiotic recombination, replication-born double-strand break repair via sister chromatid exchange, synaptonemal complex organization and synaptonemal complex localization): MCNCTKIDKTQALENLWSWCVINYISSAACVLVSVSSMFIKSEAGAIENNDKKRYKVNKEKHDTHRKKKDKSILESFLLVPGQLDGASDPAKFVPGLGLKTPIKDEGNISLPSINLPPSEMRSRWRSSGSLFGPQEVDNNLLPKVNKSPGVKTPTSTKQRPHSTQPEETKPADTLVTPTSPLVEERQNNADSLKPAEDPGPFKKQTRLLYEVQNDMTIDDDNMTEIFPGLEKEEEKTYCRQSSLWSLDQWIEEGENILRAHQEIFIKIIKKRIELSYNFNSLITVLIDRAEALCKHGNVIDSKLEKVKKLGNEILNIL; encoded by the coding sequence ATGTGTAACTGCACCAAAATAGATAAAACACAAGCATTGGAAAATTTATGGAGTTGGTGTGTAATAAATTACATATCTAGTGCTGCTTGTGTATTGGTATCTGTCTCCAGTATGTTTATCAAATCAGAAGCTGGCGCTATTGAGAATAATGACAAGAAGCGCTACAAGGTCAATAAAGAGAAACACGACACCcatagaaagaaaaaggacAAGTCTATTCTTGAGAGTTTTCTCTTGGTACCAGGGCAATTAGATGGCGCTAGTGATCCTGCAAAGTTTGTTCCCGGATTGGGTCTGAAGACGCCTATCAAAGACGAAGGAAACATCAGCTTACCTTCAATCAATTTACCGCCAAGCGAGATGAGAAGCAGGTGGAGGTCTTCGGGCTCGCTGTTTGGTCCACAAGAAGTTGACAATAATCTACTCCCTAAAGTAAATAAATCACCTGGTGTAAAGACTCCTACATCTACGAAACAAAGACCGCATTCTACTCAACCAGAGGAAACAAAGCCAGCCGACACCCTAGTTACGCCTACATCACCATTAGTAGAAGAACGACAAAATAATGCTGACTCGTTAAAACCAGCGGAAGATCCAGGGCCTTTCAAGAAGCAAACTAGATTGCTGTATGAAGTACAAAACGATATGActattgatgatgacaaCATGACAGAGATATTTCCTGGCctagagaaagaagaagaaaaaacgTATTGTAGACAGTCCTCTTTATGGTCATTGGATCAATGGattgaagaaggtgaaaaTATCTTACGCGCTCatcaagaaatatttattaagattatcaaaaaaagaattgaaCTGAGCTATAATTTTAATTCTCTTATTACTGTTTTAATCGATAGAGCTGAGGCTCTTTGCAAGCATGGTAATGTAATAGATTCCAAACTagaaaaagtgaaaaaacTTGGTAAcgaaatattaaatattttatga
- the RPS17B gene encoding 40S ribosomal protein eS17 (CAGL0K06149g~Ortholog(s) have role in ribosomal small subunit assembly and cytosol localization), which produces MGRVRTKTVKRASKALIERYYPKLTMDFQTNKRLCDEIATIQSKRLRNKIAGYTTHLMRRIQKGPVRGISFKLQEEERERKDQYVPDVSALDLSHSKGVLNVDNQTADLVKSLGLKLPLSVINISAQRDRRFRKRN; this is translated from the exons ATG GGTAGAGTTAGAACCAAGACCGTCAAGCGTGCCTCCAAGGCTTTGATCGAACGTTACTATCCAAAGTTGACCATGGATTTCCAAACCAACAAGAGATTGTGTGACGAAATCGCTACTATCCAATCCAAGAGATTGAGAAACAAGATCGCTGGTTACACTACTCACTTGATGAGAAGAATCCAAAAGGGTCCAGTTAGAGGTATCTCTTTCAAGTtgcaagaagaagaaagagaaagaaaggACCAATACGTCCCAGATGTCTCTGCTTTGGACTTGTCTCACTCTAAGGGTGTCTTGAACGTTGACAACCAAACTGCTGACTTGGTCAAGTCTTTGGGTTTGAAGTTGCCACTATCTGTCATCAACATCTCTGCTCAAAGAGACAGACGTTTCAGAAAGAGAAACTAA
- the ADA2 gene encoding chromatin-binding transcription regulator ADA2 (CAGL0K06193g~Ortholog(s) have chromatin binding, histone acetyltransferase activity, phosphatidylserine binding, sequence-specific DNA binding, transcription coactivator activity) encodes MSNKFHCDVCSSDCTHRVRISCAVCPEYDLCVPCFSQGLYNGNHRPFHDYRIIETNSYPILCPDWGADEELALIKGAQSLGLGNWHDIAEHIGSREKDEVRDHYIEYYINSPFYPIPDITKDIQVPQEEFLNERKTRIEKFRDRPLEPPKKPMASVPSCHEVQGFMPGRLEFETEFENEAEGPVKDMVFEPDDQPLDLELKFAILDIYSSRLTVRAEKKRLLFENKLMEYRKLQNIDKKRSKEAKDLYNKIKAFARVMTAQDFEEFSKDILEELQCRTRIHQLQEWRSKGLTTLEAGLKYERDKQSRISTLERLGNYGDASLGNLGSSQAGTPGVAGTRYRSTPGHRSNTDYSQNGTDSNGKKKGITISDIQHASDYGLLSPEEQQLCIQLKILPKPYLAIKEVMFRELLKTGGSMPKKNCRDLLNIDPVKANRIYDFFQLQHWI; translated from the coding sequence ATGTCAAATAAATTTCATTGTGACGTGTGCTCATCGGACTGTACGCACCGTGTTAGAATATCATGTGCTGTTTGTCCCGAGTATGACTTGTGTGTGCCTTGTTTCTCCCAAGGTCTATACAACGGTAACCACAGGCCTTTTCATGATTATAGAATAATAGAAACGAACTCATACCCTATATTATGCCCAGATTGGGGtgctgatgaagaacttgCATTGATAAAAGGTGCCCAATCATTAGGTCTGGGTAATTGGCATGATATTGCCGAGCATATAGGAAGTCGAGAGAAAGATGAAGTGAGAGACCATTACATCGAGTACTACATCAACAGTCCATTTTACCCGATCCCTGATATCACAAAAGATATACAGGTCCCACAGGAAGAATTCCTGAATGAAAGAAAGACGAGAATAGAGAAATTTAGAGATAGGCCATTAGAGCCTCCGAAGAAGCCAATGGCCTCCGTGCCGTCTTGTCATGAGGTGCAAGGTTTCATGCCTGGTAGACTGGAATTTGAGACAGAGTTCGAGAACGAAGCAGAGGGACCTGTTAAGGACATGGTCTTTGAACCAGATGATCAACCTTTGGATCTGGAGTTGAAATTTGCCATTttagatatatatagtTCGAGATTGACAGTTCgtgctgaaaagaaaagactgTTGTTTGAGAATAAGTTGATGGAATATAGGAAACTACAAAACATTGATAAAAAGAGGAGCAAGGAGGCAAAGGATCTATATAACAAGATCAAGGCATTTGCAAGAGTGATGACAGCAcaagattttgaagagtTCAGTAAAGATATTCTAGAAGAACTGCAATGCAGAACTAGAATACATCAACTACAGGAATGGAGAAGTAAAGGCTTAACCACGCTTGAAGCGGGATTAAAATATGAAAGGGACAAACAAAGTAGAATATCGACTTTGGAAAGACTAGGTAATTATGGCGATGCGTCATTGGGTAATTTGGGGTCAAGTCAGGCAGGTACACCGGGTGTTGCTGGAACAAGGTATAGATCTACCCCTGGACACAGATCAAACACTGATTATTCCCAAAATGGTACTGATTCCAAtggtaaaaagaaaggcATTACTATTAGTGACATACAGCACGCATCTGATTACGGTTTGCTATCACCCGAAGAACAACAACTATGTATCCAACTGAAGATACTTCCAAAACCATACCTAGCAATAAAGGAAGTGATGTTCAGAGAACTATTGAAAACGGGAGGTTCGATGCCCAAAAAGAACTGCAGAGACTTACTCAATATTGATCCAGTTAAGGCAAATAGAATATACGACTTCTTTCAACTACAGCATTGGATATGA
- the UTP6 gene encoding snoRNA-binding rRNA-processing protein UTP6 (CAGL0K06215g~Ortholog(s) have snoRNA binding activity) gives MSSRTRYYLEQCIPEINDLVEKELFTKNEVAKIMKKRTDFEHRLNSRGSSIRDYMRYIDYETQVFKLRAKRCQRILQSKRTNSISDKSIEQRIAFIYQRGTNKFPRDLKFWAMYLNFLKKMGTETSYKKVHTVYNQLLRLHPNNVDVWISCAKYEYETHANFKSCRVVFQNGLKFNPDSPKLWYEYIKFELNFVTKLINRRRVMKLINEREQELDMLNEQSQSTKNAVNSKSMDDDNEENENGIKVPSTGDNMKDKLNELPEADMNMLGNAETNPALRGDIALTIFDIAMAELGKHYINKQKGYYANTDSSIDKELQKETVQYLYEKSLEIIQLFDQFKDLQRDYLINHVIQFWKNEHFSVSVSNDMPEIYSDIIVTEVTLLLRYMDIKNLDYDKLQLSVRNYMAYKNKTKEEANKKILQKKFKTFLESRFTENASDEEDNKLKILHQIIAKL, from the coding sequence ATGTCTTCGAGAACAAGATATTACTTGGAACAGTGTATTCCAGAGATCAATGATTTAGTTGAGAAGGAGCTATTCACTAAAAATGAGGTTGCGAAGattatgaagaagagaacaGATTTTGAACACAGGCTAAACTCAAGAGGGTCTTCAATCAGAGATTACATGAGGTATATTGACTACGAGACCCAAGTTTTCAAGCTTCGAGCCAAACGTTGTCAGAGAATTCTTCAGAGCAAGAGAACCAACAGTATTTCTGATAAGTCTATTGAGCAGAGGATAGCGTTTATTTATCAAAGAGGTACTAATAAATTTCCCCgtgatttgaaattttggGCAATgtatttgaatttcttgaagaaaatgggGACTGAGACATCTTACAAGAAAGTCCATACTGTATACAATCAATTGCTAAGACTACATCCAAATAATGTGGATGTGTGGATAAGTTGTGCTAAATATGAGTACGAGACTCATGCTAATTTCAAGAGTTGTAGAGTTGTCTTCCAAAATGGTCTAAAGTTCAATCCTGATTCACCTAAACTATGGTACGAATACATAAAATTTGAGCTGAACTTTGTCACAAAATTGATAAATAGAAGAAGGGTCATGAAACTGATAAATGAGAGAGAACAAGAACTAGACATGCTAAATGAACAAAGCCAAAGTACAAAGAACGCTGTGAATTCCAAGAGCATGGATGATGATAAcgaagaaaatgaaaacgGCATAAAAGTTCCATCAACAGGTGATAATATGAAGGACAAACTAAATGAATTACCAGAAGCTGACATGAACATGCTTGGTAACGCCGAAACTAATCCAGCATTACGTGGTGATATTGCATTAACCATCTTTGACATCGCCATGGCAGAATTGGGAAAGCATTACATCAATAAACAGAAAGGATACTACGCCAACACCGATTCCTCAATCGACAAGGAACTACAAAAGGAAACTGTCCAATACTTATATGAAAAGTCCCTAGAAATTATACAGCTATTTGATCAATTCAAAGATCTTCAAAGAGACTATTTGATCAATCATGTAATAcaattttggaaaaatgAGCACTTCTCAGTTTCTGTTTCGAATGATATGCCCGAAATTTATTCAGACATTATTGTCACCGAAGTAACGCTTTTGTTAAGATATATGGATATTAAAAATCTTGATTATGATAAGCTACAGTTGTCAGTAAGGAACTACATGGcatacaaaaacaaaactaAGGAAGAAGCTAATAAAAAGATCTTACagaaaaaattcaaaacatTCTTGGAATCACGCTTTACTGAAAATGCATcggatgaagaagataacaAACTTAAAATACTGCACCAAATTATTGCCAAACTTTAG
- the PPN1 gene encoding endopolyphosphatase (CAGL0K06237g~Ortholog(s) have endopolyphosphatase activity, exopolyphosphatase activity, role in polyphosphate catabolic process and cytosol, fungal-type vacuole membrane, nucleus localization), giving the protein MAVNEKDVGRKSRVSVVLWVFIALGTLFLCKNAFTFSSESIHGLKISSDDSDSVDIERQISLGLTPRKPVVITDLRTGNKRKLHGRFLHITDMHPDEYYVAGTSIDNVCHSGEPTKGKDRAAKFGNAMSGCDSPMLLMDMTLDWIDKNLKDQIDFVVWTGDNIRHDNDRTYPRTEDEIFRMNAEVAEKIKKIFRTPNSPDPRDFAVPVVPSIGNNDVFPHNLFSLGPTLQTREYYRLWGDFIPEEQQRMFDRDASFFTEVIPGKLAVLSFNTLYLFKANPLVDNCDSRKQPGYQLLLWLGYVLDEIRERGMKVWISGHVPPIAKNYDSSCYDKFSLWMHEYRDVIIGGLYGHMNMDHFVPVDVQAIRENMEEQQMSLLSEDERLTKTIREHAIAAREAHLMGAKPVNKESYLDGVLDTYYKGVLQEIEQAVDSDLDIEKKKKKKGKKKKGKKEKRTLEEIYDQHSIVQVSGSVIPTFNPSIRVWEYNISDITDSSSIFGENQLEYQSWDLFFEDLEHKMKNEFDDNESSFWAASAEQNKKKKKKNGKPDKSIPRKKPDELPAGPGHIQQLFSPTKFVQYFADLDSINSEYEKLIDKGLAEHDAINKAFNYEVEYTSKDEPYPMESLLVKDYLHLAADLARDNGLWKIFKERAFISTGYEDERN; this is encoded by the coding sequence ATGGCAGTTAACGAAAAGGATGTTGGCCGGAAGAGCCGGGTTAGTGTTGTTCTATGGGTATTTATCGCTCTTGGAACGCTATTTCTATGCAAAAATGCATTCACATTTTCGTCGGAGTCCATCCATGGCTTGAAGATTAGTAGTGATGACTCTGATAGCGTTGATATTGAGAGGCAGATATCGCTGGGGTTAACACCCAGGAAACCTGTTGTTATTACAGACTTACGCACAGGCAATAAGAGGAAGTTACACGGCCGATTTCTTCATATTACTGACATGCACCCTGATGAGTACTATGTTGCTGGTACGTCGATCGATAACGTTTGTCATAGTGGTGAGCCTACCAAGGGTAAAGACAGAGCAGCAAAGTTTGGTAATGCTATGAGTGGTTGTGATTCACCCATGTTGTTGATGGATATGACCCTAGATTGGATAGAtaagaatttgaaagacCAAATCGATTTTGTGGTCTGGACTGGCGATAATATAAGGCATGATAACGATCGTACCTACCCTAGAACTGAGGATGAGATCTTTAGAATGAACGCCGAAGTTGCGGAGAAAATCAAGAAGATCTTCAGAACACCAAACTCTCCTGACCCTAGAGACTTTGCTGTGCCTGTTGTTCCATCTATTGGTAATAATGATGTATTTCCTCATAATTTGTTTTCACTAGGACCTACACTTCAGACAAGAGAATATTATAGACTATGGGGTGATTTTATTCCCGAAGAACAGCAAAGAATGTTTGATAGGGATGCTTCTTTCTTTACAGAAGTTATTCCAGGTAAGCTTGCAGTTTTATCATTCAATACCCTTTATTTGTTTAAGGCTAACCCACTTGTAGATAACTGTGATTCTAGAAAGCAACCGGGTTATCAGCTTCTGCTATGGTTAGGATATGTCTTGGATGAAATCAGAGAAAGAGGCATGAAGGTGTGGATTAGTGGCCATGTACCACCTATAGCTAAGAACTATGATTCTTCCTGTTATGATAAGTTTTCTCTCTGGATGCACGAATATCGTGATGTAATAATAGGTGGACTATATGGTCATATGAATATGGATCATTTTGTTCCTGTAGATGTGCAAGCCATAAGAGAAAATATGGAAGAGCAGCAGATGTCTTTATTGAGTGAAGATGAGCGTTTGACTAAAACGATTAGAGAGCATGCTATTGCTGCCAGAGAAGCTCATTTGATGGGAGCTAAGCCTGTTAACAAAGAGTCTTACTTAGATGGAGTTTTAGATACATACTATAAAGGTGTATTACAAGAAATTGAGCAGGCAGTCGATTCTGATCTAGATattgagaagaaaaagaagaagaaaggtaagaagaagaaaggaaaaaaggaaaagagGACTCTTGAAGAGATATACGATCAGCACTCAATTGTTCAAGTTTCCGGGTCCGTTATACCCACGTTTAACCCTTCGATAAGAGTGTGGgaatataatatttctGATATCACCGATTCCTCAAGTATTTTCGGTGAAAATCAATTAGAATACCAATCATGGGacttattttttgaagatcTCGAACATAAAATGAAGAACGAGTTTGATGACAATGAATCATCATTTTGGGCTGCATCAGCagaacaaaataaaaagaagaagaagaagaatggtAAGCCTGATAAGAGTATACCGAGAAAGAAACCAGATGAGTTACCTGCTGGACCAGGTCACATACAACAACTATTTTCTCCTACCAAGTTTGTTCAATACTTCGCTGATTTGGACTCTATCAACTCCGAATATGAAAAGTTAATAGATAAAGGACTGGCAGAACATGATGCTATAAACAAAGCATTCAATTATGAAGTTGAGTACACATCAAAGGATGAGCCATATCCTATGGAATCATTACTAGTTAAGGACTATCTGCATTTGGCCGCAGATTTAGCGCGCGATAACGGACTATGgaaaatattcaaagaaCGCGCTTTTATATCAACTGGATATGAAGACGAGCGTAACTAA
- the TSA2 gene encoding thioredoxin peroxidase TSA2 (CAGL0K06259g~Thiol-specific antioxidant protein; predicted thioredoxin peroxidase involved in oxidative stress response; protein abundance decreased in ace2 mutant cells) has product MVAQVQKPAPTFKKTAVIDGMFEEVSLDKYKGKYVVLAFVPLAFTFVCPTEIVAFSEAAKRFEALDAQVLFASTDSEYSLLAWTNVARKDGGLGPVDIPLLADTNHKLSRDYGVLIEDEGIALRGLFIIDPKGIVRHITINDLPVGRNVEESLRLVEGFQWTDKNGTVLPCNWTPGSATIKPTVEDSKEYFKEANSKN; this is encoded by the coding sequence ATGGTCGCTCAAGTTCAAAAGCCAGCTCCAACTTTCAAGAAGACTGCTGTCATCGACGGTATGTTCGAAGAAGTCTCCTTGGACAAATACAAGGGTAAGTACGTTGTTCTTGCCTTTGTCCCATTGGCTTTCACTTTCGTCTGCCCAACTGAGATTGTTGCTTTCTCCGAAGCTGCTAAGAGATTCGAAGCCTTGGACGCTCAAGTTTTGTTCGCCTCCACCGACTCTGAATACTCTTTGTTGGCATGGACTAATGTTGCCAGAAAGGATGGTGGTCTAGGTCCAGTTGACATCCCATTGTTGGCTGACACTAACCACAAGTTGTCCAGAGACTACGGTGTCTTGATCGAAGACGAAGGTATTGCTTTGAGAGGTTTGTTCATCATCGATCCAAAGGGTATCGTTAGACACATTACCATCAACGACTTGCCAGTCGGTAGAAACGTCGAAGAATCCTTGAGATTGGTCGAAGGTTTCCAATGGACTGACAAGAACGGTACCGTTTTGCCATGTAACTGGACCCCAGGTTCCGCTACTATCAAGCCAACTGTTGAAGATTCCAAGGAATACTTCAAGGAAGCCAACTCCAAGAACTAA
- the GUK1 gene encoding guanylate kinase (CAGL0K06281g~Ortholog(s) have guanylate kinase activity, role in GDP biosynthetic process, GMP metabolic process and biofilm matrix, cytoplasm, nucleus localization) has product MSRPIVISGPSGTGKSTLLKKLFAEFPDTFGFSVSSTTRSPRPGEVHGKDYNFVTVDEFKSMIDGEKFIEWAQFSGNYYGTTVDSVKAVISSGKTCILDIDMQGVKAVKTKDLNARFLFVAPPSMDDLKARLQGRGTETDESLQKRLAAADAEMEYANSGAHDKIIVNDDLDKAYNELKQFIFEN; this is encoded by the coding sequence ATGTCTCGTCCAATTGTCATCTCTGGTCCAAGTGGTACTGGTAAGTCCACTCTATTAAAGAAGCTATTTGCTGAATTCCCAGACACTTTCGGTTTCAGTGTCTCGTCTACAACACGTTCTCCAAGACCAGGTGAGGTACATGGCAAGGACTACAACTTTgtcactgttgatgagtTCAAATCAATGATCGACGGCGAGAAGTTCATCGAATGGGCCCAATTCTCTGGTAACTACTATGGTACTACCGTGGACTCCGTTAAGGCTGTCATCAGTTCTGGCAAGACCTGTATCCTAGATATCGATATGCAAGGTGTCAAAGCTGTCAAGACCAAGGACCTTAACGCTAGATTTTTGTTCGTTGCCCCACCATCCATGGACGACCTAAAGGCTAGGTTGCAAGGCAGAGGTACCGAGACAGACGAATCCTTACAAAAGAGACTGGCCGCTGCTGATGCAGAGATGGAATACGCTAACAGCGGTGCTCACGACAAAATCATTGTCAATGATGACCTTGACAAGGCTTACAACGAATTGAAGCAATTCATCTTCGAGAACTAA